One Acropora palmata chromosome 2, jaAcrPala1.3, whole genome shotgun sequence genomic window carries:
- the LOC141873528 gene encoding substance-P receptor-like: MANDSTNSTGQLYASSAPSTMHQVITVLFYSLMFLFSLSGNMMTICIVATKPYMRSVTNRLIANMAVADLLMTFSAMPYSIVLLFVKTRWFGGTLGMITCKLLHFSMALSIAASVLTLTVIALDRFFAIVFPFNRSRLMPKISTTSAIIWFLAILSMSPYLYFVKSLQMGTGNYFCYVKWEPFADTFEAGRIFFLFTFIFLYALPLSVVAVFYGIISFKLWFRQTPGNPTASHRKNSELSKRKIIKMLIIIVIIFAICWLPAHLMHLLQFFDYETFREVPRFWILFAYGVSHGNSVLNPYLYIALNNNFRCAFLEFIRSCFCPAGSFLRYQPSNSTLQVHLPQGSNLEHVPSFGKRGVYKFPKAETSEVSHRMHQMRLLRVTETE; the protein is encoded by the exons ATGGCAAACG atTCCACAAATTCCACTGGCCAATTGTACGCGTCGTCTGCTCCTTCGACGATGCACCAAGTAATAACTGTTCTCTTCTATTCCTTGATGTTCTTGTTCTCATTGAGTGGCAACATGATGACCATCTGTATCGTAGCAACAAAACCGTATATGCGATCAGTAACAAACCGTTTAATCGCCAACATGGCCGTCGCAGATCTCCTCATGACATTCAGTGCCATGCCCTACTCGATCGTCCTCCTGTTTGTGAAAACCCGCTGGTTCGGGGGCACTCTGGGCATGATAACGTGTAAGCTGTTGCACTTCTCCATGGCCTTGTCCATCGCAGCGTCCGTTTTAACTCTCACGGTGATAGCTTTGGACCGATTCTTCGCCATCGTATTTCCGTTCAATCGTTCAAGACTTATGCCCAAGATCTCTACAACAAGCGCCATTATTTGGTTCCTTGCCATTCTTTCAATGTCTCCCTATTTATATTTTGTCAAATCCCTTCAAATGGGGACCggtaattatttttgttacgtTAAGTGGGAGCCATTTGCTGACACGTTCGAAGCaggaagaattttttttctcttcacaTTCATTTTCCTGTATGCACTTCCGTTGTCTGTCGTCGCCGTCTTCTATGGTATTATTTCCTTCAAGCTGTGGTTTCGCCAAACTCCTGGAAATCCAACAGCTTCCCACCGTAAAAATTCTGAACTCAGCAAGCGCAAAATCATCAAGATGCTAATTATCATCgttattatttttgcaatatGCTGGCTTCCTGCACATTTGATGCACCTTTTGCAGTTTTTCGATTATGAAACTTTCCGTGAGGTTCCTAGATTTTGGATCCTATTTGCTTATGGTGTTTCGCACGGAAATTCAGTTCTAAACCCTTACTTGTACATCgcacttaataataattttcgcTGTGCTTTTTTAGAATTCATCAGAAGTTGTTTTTGTCCCGCTGGTAGCTTTTTAAGATATCAGCCAAGCAATTCAACTTTGCAAGTACACTTGCCACAGGGCTCGAATTTAGAGCACGTTCCATCCTTTGGTAAGAGAGGAGTGTATAAATTTCCCAAAGCAGAAACTAGCGAGGTTTCGCACCGTATGCACCAAATGCGACTCCTGAGAGTTACGGAAAcagaatga
- the LOC141873529 gene encoding uncharacterized protein LOC141873529 yields the protein MILQITVFLAFVGTSLAQGSTTSDWKKISKNPVCVRTRDDGYGTMLYNEESKMVAALKLKYVSGNVRCAAKKAYNSKWGCGDSRKYPLNIIVTDENNNVAFPLPQYIKQSGMWYYMPLVHPVNSVELVFSEFAHPLYLKQSDGLRFWYGEDLSKIGHTDNQGEVCFHVFALFV from the exons ATGATTTTACAAATAACTGTTTTCCTGGCCTTCGTTGGAACTTCGTTAGCCCAAG GTTCAACTACCAGcgactggaaaaaaattagtaAAAATCCAGTGTGCGTGAGAACAAGGGATGATGGGTATGGTACAATGCTCTATAATGAAGAGAGCAAGATGGTTGCGGCTTTGAAACTCAAATACGTCTCCGGAAATGTCAG ATGCGCTGCCAAGAAGGCATACAACAGCAAATGGGGATGCGGTGATTCCAGAAAGTACCCTCTCAACATTATTGTCActgatgaaaacaataacGTAGCGTTTCCCCTTCCGCAATACATCAAGCAGAGTGGAATGTGGTACTACATGCCGTTGGTTCATCCGGT GAATTCAGTCGAACTTGTCTTTTCCGAATTCGCTCACCCACTGTACCTTAAACAGTCTGATGGCCTACGGTTTTGGTACGGAGAAGACTTGAGCAAGATCGGCCACACCGACAACCAAGGAGAAGTTTGCTTCCACGTTTTTGCATTGTTCGTATAA